In Bacillus marinisedimentorum, a genomic segment contains:
- a CDS encoding topology modulation protein, whose translation MERIMVVGISAGAGKSTFARQLGGALGLKVVHLDTLYWKPGWVEAPTEEFREAQRQAVQGKNWIIEGNYTDSIDIRMERADTIIYLELPLYVCLYRVVKRRIMNAGKTRLDMTAGCNEKLDWDFLKFILSTYYPRKKKMQKRFADFKGRGENKNVIELNSKQKIRTFLAELENGKTDKNLKGISP comes from the coding sequence ATGGAACGGATTATGGTAGTTGGAATCTCGGCAGGAGCAGGGAAATCGACATTTGCCCGCCAGCTTGGCGGAGCTCTTGGACTTAAGGTTGTACATCTTGATACACTGTACTGGAAGCCCGGATGGGTGGAAGCTCCAACCGAAGAATTCAGGGAGGCACAGCGGCAGGCTGTGCAGGGAAAGAACTGGATTATTGAAGGGAACTACACTGACTCAATTGATATTCGGATGGAAAGGGCAGATACAATTATCTACCTGGAACTCCCGCTCTATGTATGTCTGTACCGTGTCGTAAAACGGCGGATCATGAATGCAGGTAAAACCCGGCTGGATATGACAGCTGGCTGCAATGAAAAACTCGATTGGGATTTCCTGAAATTCATTTTATCGACCTATTACCCCCGCAAAAAGAAAATGCAAAAGCGATTTGCTGATTTTAAGGGGCGCGGTGAAAATAAAAATGTGATTGAATTGAATAGCAAGCAGAAAATTCGAACTTTTCTTGCTGAGCTGGAAAATGGGAAAACGGATAAGAACCTGAAAGGTATCTCGCCTTAA
- a CDS encoding DUF2500 domain-containing protein: MGPEFFPGDILFRIGPIFIGLVFIIVIGGILFTVVKGIGQWQKNNASPRLSVPAQAVSKRTHVSRRAQAHNDHMHSGSRTSYFVTFEFESGDRTELQVDGREYGQIVEGDSGTLTFQGTRYLGFERGTLNAVR, encoded by the coding sequence ATGGGGCCTGAGTTTTTTCCAGGTGATATATTATTCCGAATTGGGCCGATTTTCATCGGACTCGTTTTCATCATCGTCATTGGGGGCATTTTGTTCACCGTCGTTAAAGGAATCGGCCAATGGCAAAAAAACAATGCATCGCCGCGGCTGTCCGTGCCGGCTCAAGCTGTATCAAAGCGGACGCATGTCAGCAGGCGTGCACAAGCTCATAATGATCACATGCACAGCGGGTCACGCACATCTTATTTTGTCACGTTTGAATTCGAAAGCGGCGACAGGACAGAGTTGCAGGTTGATGGAAGGGAATATGGGCAAATCGTTGAAGGGGACAGCGGAACGCTTACGTTTCAGGGCACCCGTTACCTCGGCTTTGAACGCGGCACCCTGAATGCAGTACGCTGA
- a CDS encoding 5'-3' exonuclease H3TH domain-containing protein — protein sequence MNGNKVMLIDGMALLFRSFYATAMSGYYMVNSKGIPTNGIYGFVKHLFTAVNTYQPSHVVCTWDMGGKTFRNEMFDGYKANRGEPPVELLPQFDLVKEVSESLGIPNIGLEGFEADDCIGTLARQYSTDADVMILTGDQDILQLLDDKVSVLLLKKGYGNYAEYRTDSFLKEKGITPQQMIDLKALMGDSSDNYPGVKGIGEKTAMKLLQTHGTIEGILENLHTLTKSQRAKIEQDLDMLHLSRKLAAIHCEVEVSCPLDTAVFNVDRERMMEKFKELELKNLHTMIG from the coding sequence ATGAATGGAAATAAAGTAATGCTTATCGATGGCATGGCGCTATTATTCCGCTCGTTTTATGCGACAGCGATGAGCGGTTATTATATGGTGAACAGCAAAGGCATCCCAACAAACGGCATCTACGGTTTTGTCAAACATTTGTTTACTGCAGTCAACACATATCAGCCCAGTCATGTCGTTTGCACCTGGGACATGGGCGGCAAGACGTTCCGTAATGAAATGTTCGATGGATATAAAGCGAACAGGGGAGAACCGCCGGTCGAGCTTCTGCCGCAATTCGATCTAGTAAAAGAAGTATCCGAATCGCTCGGCATCCCAAATATCGGGCTTGAAGGCTTTGAAGCGGATGACTGCATCGGCACGCTTGCCAGACAATACAGCACCGATGCGGATGTGATGATCCTTACCGGTGACCAGGATATCCTGCAGCTCCTGGATGATAAAGTTTCAGTATTGCTTCTTAAAAAAGGGTACGGAAACTACGCGGAATACAGGACGGACAGCTTTTTGAAGGAGAAAGGCATAACCCCGCAGCAGATGATCGACTTGAAAGCGCTGATGGGAGACAGCAGCGACAACTATCCCGGCGTGAAAGGAATCGGTGAAAAAACAGCGATGAAGCTGCTCCAAACGCACGGTACGATAGAAGGCATCCTCGAAAATCTGCATACGCTGACAAAATCGCAGCGCGCAAAAATCGAACAGGATCTCGACATGCTTCACCTTTCCCGCAAGCTTGCAGCCATTCATTGTGAAGTGGAAGTGAGCTGTCCGCTGGATACCGCGGTTTTCAATGTGGACCGCGAACGGATGATGGAAAAGTTCAAGGAGCTTGAATTGAAAAATCTTCATACGATGATTGGGTAA
- a CDS encoding methyl-accepting chemotaxis protein — translation MGNAIQEIAGGAAQQAEDADTTNQKMANLSTQIAKVQEQNEEMVIQSKAAGSASQNGIKQIDILQSKTKEANELTETVANVMDSLSDKVKEIEKVMSAINEISDQTNLLALNASIEAARAGEHGKGFAVVAEEVRKLAEQSSHATEEVRTTLSGIISESDKATAAIKQNQALSTQQTAVTADTEKVFKEIAVSIDSIVSSIEGVSHEITQMSLYKDEVLESVGSIASVAQQSAAATEEVTASTEEQLRAIATIASSAEELNVSGEQLREQIARIKLV, via the coding sequence ATGGGCAATGCCATCCAGGAAATTGCCGGCGGCGCCGCCCAGCAGGCTGAAGATGCCGATACAACAAACCAGAAGATGGCCAATCTGTCTACGCAGATTGCAAAGGTTCAGGAACAGAACGAAGAAATGGTGATACAAAGTAAGGCGGCAGGTTCAGCCAGCCAGAACGGCATTAAGCAAATCGATATTCTCCAGTCCAAAACGAAGGAAGCCAATGAACTTACTGAGACCGTTGCTAATGTCATGGACAGCCTGTCCGATAAAGTGAAGGAAATTGAAAAAGTGATGTCTGCCATCAACGAGATTTCCGACCAGACGAACCTGCTGGCCCTCAATGCCTCAATCGAAGCCGCCAGAGCCGGCGAGCATGGCAAAGGCTTTGCAGTAGTCGCTGAAGAAGTCCGTAAGCTCGCTGAACAATCATCCCATGCTACTGAAGAGGTCCGCACAACCCTTTCAGGCATTATCAGCGAGTCCGACAAAGCAACTGCAGCCATTAAGCAAAACCAGGCGCTTTCAACTCAGCAGACCGCTGTCACTGCGGATACTGAGAAGGTCTTCAAAGAAATCGCCGTTTCGATTGACAGCATCGTTTCGTCAATTGAAGGCGTAAGCCATGAAATCACACAAATGTCCTTATACAAAGACGAAGTACTCGAGTCAGTCGGGAGCATCGCCTCTGTTGCCCAGCAATCCGCTGCAGCTACCGAAGAAGTGACTGCATCCACTGAAGAACAGCTGCGGGCGATCGCAACCATCGCATCCTCAGCAGAAGAACTGAACGTATCAGGAGAACAGCTGCGCGAACAAATTGCGCGGATCAAACTTGTATAA
- a CDS encoding nitrate/nitrite transporter translates to MQKPGLQLGLQTFSLLAGFMVWVIISSLMPFIKEDIDLGANQIALATAIPVILGSLLRVPLGYWANKYGARLLFTISFIILLFPVFYLSIADSFLDLVLGGLLVGLGGAVFSIGVTSLPKYYDKTRHGFVNGIYAVGNIGTAVTSFAAPLIAAQVGWQATIRLYLVLLLFFIVLNFLFGDRRERKVKVPVIPQIKEVIPNEKMWFLSLFYFITFGSFVAFTIYLPNFLVTNFGLSSSDAGMRTAGFIVLATFLRPVGGWLGDKFDSFKLLMAVFAGLTLAGVLLSFSPTIGLYTVGVLSVAVCAGIGNGLVFKLVPFYFSRQAGIVNGIVSAIGGLGGFFPPLVLSAVYGITGHYAIGFMALSQFALASLIIVIWMYFTDKLQMTYTAMKHTVEGIMITDQNGIIQYVNPAFTETTGFKEDEAVGKTPSILKSGKHDEQFYRKLWDNLERDGFWKGEIWNRKKNGDLFLEWLTISPISESNQPVTGYVAMFSELKEESR, encoded by the coding sequence ATGCAAAAACCGGGACTTCAGTTAGGGCTGCAGACGTTCAGTCTGCTAGCAGGTTTTATGGTATGGGTCATTATTTCGTCTCTCATGCCGTTTATCAAGGAAGACATTGATCTTGGCGCAAACCAAATCGCCCTGGCAACCGCAATTCCGGTAATCCTTGGCTCGCTTCTCCGCGTGCCGCTTGGCTATTGGGCAAATAAATACGGTGCGCGCCTTTTATTCACAATCAGTTTCATCATCCTCTTATTTCCAGTGTTCTATCTGAGCATTGCCGACTCTTTTTTAGATCTTGTGCTTGGCGGGCTTCTCGTTGGACTGGGTGGTGCTGTCTTTTCGATTGGTGTTACGTCGCTGCCAAAATATTACGATAAAACGCGGCACGGTTTCGTAAACGGCATCTATGCAGTCGGCAATATCGGAACGGCTGTCACCTCATTTGCCGCTCCGCTCATTGCTGCACAAGTCGGCTGGCAGGCTACAATCCGCCTTTATCTCGTACTGCTGCTGTTTTTCATCGTCCTTAACTTCCTATTCGGCGACCGCCGTGAGCGGAAGGTGAAAGTACCTGTCATTCCTCAAATAAAAGAAGTCATTCCAAATGAGAAAATGTGGTTCTTGAGTTTGTTTTACTTCATTACATTCGGTTCTTTCGTCGCTTTTACAATTTATCTGCCCAACTTCCTCGTGACCAATTTCGGATTGTCCAGCAGCGACGCTGGAATGCGGACGGCTGGATTCATCGTGCTGGCTACCTTTTTACGTCCTGTTGGCGGCTGGCTCGGCGACAAATTTGATTCGTTCAAGCTGCTGATGGCTGTGTTTGCGGGTCTGACCCTGGCCGGCGTGCTGTTGTCCTTTTCTCCGACAATCGGGCTATATACAGTCGGCGTCTTAAGTGTGGCCGTTTGCGCAGGTATCGGAAATGGGCTTGTGTTCAAGCTGGTGCCGTTTTATTTTTCCCGGCAGGCAGGTATCGTCAACGGCATCGTGTCTGCGATCGGCGGGCTTGGCGGATTCTTCCCGCCGCTTGTGCTCAGTGCCGTTTACGGAATAACCGGCCATTATGCGATCGGTTTCATGGCACTTTCACAGTTCGCCCTGGCAAGTCTGATTATCGTCATCTGGATGTATTTTACCGACAAATTGCAAATGACTTATACGGCAATGAAACATACAGTGGAAGGAATTATGATTACAGACCAAAACGGCATCATTCAATATGTGAATCCCGCATTTACGGAGACAACGGGCTTTAAGGAAGACGAAGCGGTCGGCAAAACGCCCAGCATTTTGAAATCCGGGAAACATGATGAACAATTTTACCGTAAATTGTGGGATAATCTCGAGCGCGACGGCTTCTGGAAAGGGGAAATATGGAACCGGAAAAAGAATGGGGATTTGTTTTTGGAGTGGCTGACCATCAGTCCGATCAGCGAAAGCAACCAGCCTGTCACAGGATATGTCGCGATGTTCTCCGAATTGAAGGAAGAATCCAGGTAA
- a CDS encoding TrkH family potassium uptake protein: protein MVMRNIQLRKKIRLSSVQLIILFYFSAAAVSTILLSLPVAHQPDVDWTFIDALFTAVSAISVTGLTVVPTAGTFSTAGVFILMFILQFGGIGIMTLGTFIWLLFRRKIGFRERQLIMTDQNRSTFSGLVRLMKQILTLILAIELVGAIILGIYFLTYYPTWQEAFLQGAFAAVSATTNAGFDITGASLVPFANDYFVQFINIILLISGAIGFPVLIETQEFIKHKGKERYRFSLYTLLTTITFFALIAAGTILIYLFEFNRFFADKTWHESLFYSLFQSVTTRNGGLATMDVSQFSEPTLLLICFLMFVGASPSSVGGGVRTTTFAIVLLSIFFFARGKNTIKIFRREIDSTDIHRSFIVITTAMMLCISAVMLLSFLEPSFSLLEITFEVASAFGTTGLSMGITPDLSTAGKLVIIVLMFVGRVGLISFLLIIRGTTATEHYRYPRERVIIG from the coding sequence ATGGTTATGCGAAATATACAGCTAAGAAAGAAAATACGGCTGTCATCCGTACAATTAATCATTCTGTTTTACTTCTCGGCGGCAGCTGTTTCCACGATTTTGTTAAGCCTTCCTGTCGCTCATCAGCCTGATGTCGACTGGACATTTATTGATGCCCTCTTTACAGCTGTAAGTGCTATCAGTGTCACCGGCCTCACAGTTGTTCCGACAGCGGGAACCTTTAGTACGGCGGGTGTTTTCATTCTTATGTTTATTCTCCAGTTCGGGGGCATTGGCATTATGACACTCGGAACGTTCATTTGGCTGCTGTTCAGGAGGAAAATCGGATTCAGAGAACGCCAGTTGATTATGACGGATCAAAACCGTTCAACCTTCAGCGGACTTGTCCGTCTAATGAAACAAATACTGACCCTTATCCTGGCGATCGAACTTGTAGGTGCGATCATATTGGGAATCTATTTTCTTACATACTATCCAACCTGGCAGGAAGCCTTTTTGCAGGGGGCATTTGCAGCAGTAAGCGCAACAACGAATGCCGGCTTTGATATTACCGGGGCATCACTCGTTCCGTTCGCAAATGATTATTTTGTTCAGTTCATCAATATCATTTTGTTAATATCGGGTGCGATCGGATTTCCGGTTCTCATTGAAACACAGGAATTTATAAAGCATAAAGGAAAAGAACGGTATCGGTTTTCGCTGTATACGTTATTGACCACCATCACGTTTTTCGCCCTAATTGCTGCAGGTACAATTCTTATTTACCTGTTTGAATTCAACCGTTTTTTTGCAGATAAAACATGGCATGAATCGCTTTTCTATTCGTTGTTCCAGTCTGTGACAACCAGAAACGGCGGACTTGCCACAATGGATGTCAGCCAGTTTTCCGAACCGACACTTCTGCTCATTTGTTTCTTAATGTTCGTGGGCGCATCACCAAGCAGTGTCGGCGGCGGAGTCCGAACAACGACGTTTGCGATCGTGCTGTTAAGCATTTTCTTTTTCGCCAGAGGAAAAAACACGATTAAAATTTTCAGGCGGGAAATCGACAGCACGGACATCCACCGTTCATTTATTGTCATTACGACAGCAATGATGCTTTGCATATCTGCTGTCATGCTTCTCAGTTTCCTTGAGCCTTCGTTCAGTTTATTGGAAATCACCTTTGAAGTAGCCTCCGCTTTTGGTACGACAGGTCTGTCGATGGGAATTACGCCGGATCTGAGCACTGCCGGAAAGCTGGTAATCATTGTGTTAATGTTTGTGGGAAGGGTCGGCCTCATTTCATTCTTGTTGATCATCCGCGGAACAACGGCAACGGAGCATTACCGTTATCCGAGGGAAAGAGTGATCATCGGTTGA
- a CDS encoding hemerythrin domain-containing protein, whose protein sequence is MRQLNQHRSIHEAAYGQVEEMTEVLKRLYQDGRTKEAGQAEVILIEHWQDHILTHAESEEEGLYEEMKQKKPELTETITQLKRDHDLLRKIIAGIKELLNDETAIEKRLAMFDSLLVVNWHHSRDEERYLLDD, encoded by the coding sequence TTGCGACAGCTGAATCAACACCGATCCATTCATGAAGCGGCATATGGACAGGTGGAAGAAATGACGGAAGTGTTGAAAAGACTTTATCAGGACGGCCGCACAAAAGAAGCGGGCCAGGCAGAAGTGATTTTGATTGAACACTGGCAGGACCATATTCTTACCCATGCCGAGTCGGAAGAAGAGGGGCTTTATGAGGAGATGAAGCAAAAGAAGCCCGAACTGACCGAAACGATAACCCAGTTAAAAAGGGACCATGATTTACTCAGGAAAATCATTGCTGGTATTAAAGAATTGCTTAATGACGAAACGGCTATTGAAAAACGGCTGGCGATGTTTGATAGCCTGCTTGTCGTTAACTGGCATCACAGCCGTGATGAAGAACGGTATTTGCTTGATGACTGA